Genomic DNA from Erythrobacter aureus:
CGGGGCCATCGGCGCACCTATATCGGATCGCTGCCAGGCAAGATCGTCACCAATCTCAAGAAGGCAGGTAAGAGCAATCCGCTGTTCCTCCTCGACGAGATCGATAAGCTTGGACAGGATTTCCGTGGCGATCCCGCTTCGGCGCTGCTCGAAGTGCTGGATCCGGAGCAGAACAACCGGTTTCAGGACCACTACCTCGAACTTGATCTAGACCTCTCGGACATCATGTTCGTCACCACCGCGAACAGCCTCAACCTGCCGCAACCCCTGCTGGACCGGATGGAGATCATCCGTCTGGAAGGGTATACGGAAGACGAGAAGGTAGAAATCGCGAAGCGCCACCTGCTGCCCAAGCAGATCGAGGAGCACGGCCTCAAGAAGGGCGAGTTCGAGCTGACCGAAGACGGACTGCGCGACTTGATCCGGTACTATACGCGCGAGGCGGGTGTCCGCACGCTCGAGCGCGAACTGGCACGGCTGGCGCGCAAATCGCTGCGCAAGATTCTGGAGAACGAGGTCGAGAGCGTCACGATCACGCCCGAAAATCTCAGCGACTTTGCCGGTGTCCGCAAGTTCAAGCACGGCATGAGTGAGGAAGAGCCGCAGGTCGGGGCCGTTACCGGCCTCGCATGGACCGAGGTCGGCGGCGAACTGCTGACGATCGAAAGCGTGACGACCCCCGGCAAGGGCGAGATAAAGACTACCGGCAAGCTGGGCGAGGTGATGAACGAATCCGTTGCGGCCGCCTTCAGCTTCGTCAAGGCACGCGCGCCGCATTACGGCATTAAGCCGAGCCTGTTTCACCGGCGCAATATTCACATCCACCTTCCCGAGGGCGCAGTGCCCAAGGATGGGCCGAGCGCGGGTGTGGGAATGGTCACGTCCATCGTCTCGACGCTTTCGGGCATTCCGGTCAGGGCGGATGTCGCCATGACCGGCGAGGTAACCTTGCGGGGACGGGTGCTTGCTATCGGCGGCCTGAAAGAGAAGCTGCTGGCCGCCCTACGTGGTGGGATCAAGAAGGTCCTCATTCCGGAAGAGAATGTCAAAGACCTCGCCGAAATTCCGGGCAATGTGAAAGACGGTCTCGAGATTGTACCGGTCGCTCATGTCGATGAGGTGCTGGCGCAAGCCTTGTGTCGCGTCCCCGAGCCCATCGAATGGACCGAGGCGGACGACCTCGCCAGTCAGCCCGACCACGCGCACCAGGTGCCATCGCCAACCGCGCATTAACATAGGACATGCTGCGCTGCAGCGAATCGTGAAGCTTGCCTCGGGGTTGCCGAGGCCCTTTTCACGGCGGTGCGGTGCAGCATTGTATGGTGAACCCGCGCTTCATCCTGTTTTTGTTCGGTCTGGCCCCGAAAACCGCCGGTTTTTACGGAATTTGCCTTTGACACTTCGGCTAAAAAACTCTCAATTCGTCCGCCTTCACCGAGGCGATTCAGCCAACCTAATCTGACGATAAGAACAAGGGGGTTTACACCGATGAACAAGAACGACCTGATCAGCGCAGTCGCCGATTCCAGCGGCCTTTCCAAGAGCGATGCCTCGAGCGCCGTCGAAGGTGTTTTCGATGCAATCACCAAGTCCCTGTCGAGCGGCGACGAAGTCCGCCTGGTCGGCTTCGGCACTTTCTCCGTTGCCAAGCGCAAGGCTTCGACCGGTCGCAATCCGCGTACCGGTGAGCCGATGACCATCAAGGCTTCGAACCAGCCGAAGTTCAAGGCAGGCAAGGGCCTCAAGGACGCTGTGAACTAAGCGGAACCTCCTGACCGACGCACCGCCACGCCTCGCGGTGCAACGATAGGGATCGAACTTCGCCGCGCTTTCCAGAACGGGAAGCGCGGCGTTTTCGTTGGCATTGTGAGACTGAAGCTAGTCGAAAGAAATCAGGGCCATGGGGGGCTGTTCGGTGCGCGGCGTTATTTCCCACGTCAGGACCTGATCGCCGGAATGATGGCTGGGACCGGCGTCAGTATTGTTCGCCAAAATACGCCCATCGGTCACGATCGAAAACCGGCCCTCGGCGATTGCGATCCGGGGAGGGGTTTCCTCGTCTTTCGGGGACAGGTCGGCTAGTCCGGCCATGCCGGCTACCATCCCCTGCATCGGATTGCCGTTGCCTTTCGCGGCAAAGCCCGGCGCATCGATCCGCACTTGCCTTTGGTCGCGCAAAATGACGCTGACGAAGGTATTCGCCATGGCGAAGCGTTCGATCGTCGGAAACGAGAAGTCGTGCGTCAGTCGGCCGGAGATCGCGAAATCGACCTCGAACAGGCCGTCGCCTTTATATTCCACAGTGTTCCAGCCGCGCTGACGCTCCAGTTTTTCGGCGAGCTCCTGCGCAGCGTCCGGATCCGACGGATCGATCCCGCCCAGGAACGCCTTCATCTGCTCGGCCTTGCGCTTCTTCCTGGCACGGCGGCTTTCGGCTTCTGCATCCCACTCGCGCTTTTGCTCGGCAATTTCCGCGCTAGTGCATTCGCGGGCTTCGTAATCGTCATCGAGGCACGCGGCCTCGAATGGTTCGTCCGTTTCGCTACCCATCTCTGCCAGTTTGCTCAGCGCGAGCATCTGGATTTCCCCATCGTAGCGATAGGCAAAGCTACCGTCTTTCATGAGCTCCAGTTCGCTCGTGAACTGGCCTGGCGAGAGAAAGCAGCCCGACAGCGCCAGGCTCCCCACACCGGCGAGCGCGACCGTGCGAAACCTTTTGGTCAGCATTGTTTCCTTCCCCAATGGATTACTCCCGCGTGGCGACGGCGTAGAGCGCGATCGCGCCGGCATTGGAGACGTTCAGGCTTTCGATCCGGTCCCCGATCGGTAGCTTGGCCAGCGCATCGCAATGCGATTCGATATTATGGCGCATCCCTTCTCCTTCGGCACCCAGTACAAGCGCGACGGGGCCTGCGGGCAGGGCTTCGGCCAGCGTTGCCTCGGCCGTTCCGGTCAGGCCGATGCGCCAGTATCCGGCTTCGGCCATCTGTTCGAGCGCGCGGGCCAGGTTGACGACGCGCACCCATGGCAAGATTTCGAGCGCACCCGAAGCGGCCTTGCCGATGACGCCGCCTTCGGGCGGGGCGTGGCGATCCTGCGTCACCAGCGCCGCGGCGCCGAAGGCAGCGGCGGAGCGCATGATCGCGCCGACATTGTGCGGATCGGTGACTTGGTCGAGCACGACGATGGGCCTGGAGGGGTCGCCATCGAGGATCTCGTCGAGATGCATGTCTTCCAGCGGAGCGCATTCGAGCACCAGACCCTGATGCGGGGCATCCTTCGCTACCAGGCGTGCAAGATCCGTGACATCGGCGTATTCCAGCGGGAAATCGTCGGGCAACTCTCCGTCGAGCGCCTCAATCGCTTCGCGGGTAGCCCATAGCTTTCGATGCACCCGATCGGGATTTTTGAGCGCGGCCTCGACCGCGTGTCGCCCCCATAATCGGACCTGGCCCGTGCTCGCGCGCCCGCTCCCGCGACCGCCCTTCATCCGGCCTGCCCGTCCTCTCAGTGCGCGCTTGCGCTCACCCTTCGCCATCGAATTCGTCCTGTATGCAGCTTTGGTTGCGCCTGTGCCAGCGAGGGCATTGACAGGCAAGGCTCGCTTCGCCAAAGGGGCGCCTCTCGGCACGGGATCGTCAACGCGATCCCTCGATTTCCTAAGCGAAATGGCCCGTGTGGACAGGTGGCCGAGTGGTTAAAGGCAGCAGACTGTAAATCTGCCCGCGCAAGCGTACGCTGGTTCGAATCCAGCCCTGTCCACCACCGCCATCCAAAAACCCCGTGATTTGAAGATCTGATGGATATTCGCCCTTCGCTCGGTTTCCGCCTGCGCAAATTGCTCAGAATTTCCTCGTTCGCGCAGGACACGGTGACCCCGCTAGTTGGGGGCTCGTCGCAGATTCCTGGATGCTGAATGGTCTCACGGCAGACAGCTCCCGGCTCGCTATTCTGCCTCAAGAGATTCCCAAATACGCCGCACGACCGGGCGCTTATTGTGGCGCGAGCCGAAGATCATGATTTCGAGCTCGGCCGAATAGTCGTGCGAAATCGGATCGAGAGCCGTGTCCCCGCGAATGTGCTCCGCGATCGATTCCGGCAACCAGGCTATGCCTAGGCCTTCGCGCGCAGCCGTGGCCAGGCTTTCGGCTAGAGTGGCTCGGTAAACAGTCCGTAATCGACGCTCAAACTCGGCACCGCTGAGCACGTTTCGCAACACTCTCGCCATGATGGAGGTCGGACCATATTCCAGCAGCGGTATCGGCCTTTCGTTATCGGGTTCGAGAATGTCGGCGAACTTCGCCGCATTGCCATAGGGCAGGACGCGGTCGCGCGAGATAACCAGCCGCGGATAATCGTCGACATCGACATTGAAGGGAATGGCCGCGTGATTGTAGCAGATGAAGAAGTCGCACGTGCCGTTGCGCAAGGCGTAGAGATATTCCTCGATGGTACGCGTTTCCGGAACGATGGCTGCTTCGAAGGGGGAGACCTTGCGGTGAAGCTCTGCGACCAGGCGTGGAAGGAAGTTCAGCGCCAGCGTGTGCAGGCAGGCGATCGTTATGCCGCGCTCGCCGATACGGGCATAATTGGCTGCCGCAGCCTGCGCCTCGCTTGCCTGTTTTATGATCGCGCTTGCGCTGCTCATGAATTCGGTTCCGGCGGCAGTCAGGCGGATCGGATGCTCGGTCCGGTCGACCAGTTCCGCACCCGCCCAGGCCTCGAGTGCCTTGATGCGCCGACTGAGTGCGGATTGGGTAACGTAGCGCGCTTCCGCAGCTCTGGCGAAGTGGCCAATTCGCGCAACCGCGGCCAGGTCTTCCAGCCATTTTAGCTCCAAAGCCCTTGCCTTTCATGATCTTGCATTTTTCGCATTGAAGGTAACGAAATCGGAACTGGAAGTCGATTTCAATTTGCTGCCTCGTTCGGACCGGCTCGGCGGATTGGCGCCGCACCCAAACGGAGGGGGCAAATGGGGAAATTATCGTCAATTCGCGGCTCGTTGACGGTCCTTTCGATGTCGGCGATGGCGATGCCGATTCAGACCTACGCTCAGGACGCGACGCAGGGCGACAACAGTCTGGATCCGGTCGAATTCCTCGAACTGCCACGCGTGGCGAGCGTATCGGCGTCACACGACGGCCGCTATCTGAGCTATGTCCTCTCGGCGCCCGACTGGGCCGAGGACGAGACGGTCGAGACGCTCCGAATCCTGCGCTGCGGAGATGACGGATGTGCCGGGACGGCGCTGAACAATCTGCCCGAAAGCCCCGAGACCGAAGCGATTTGGCGCCCCCGATCGCATCAATTCGTCGTCGTTGCCGAAGTCGAGGAGGAGGGTGGTGACCAAATCCATTTCTTCGACCCGGAAACGGGCGAAGCATCGCAGGTCACCAATCATCCAGGTGGTGTGCGTCAGGTGAGCTGGCTGCCCGACGGGAGTGCGCTGATCTACGAAAGCGATGCAGAGGCCGAGGACGACGCGGCAAACGAATGGAGCATCGAACCCTTCGGGAGCGCCGATGCCGACGCGCTCTACCGGGTCGACATGACGAGCGGCGAAACCAGCGTGGTTTTCGCGAGCGCCGGCTTGATCGAGGGCTATTCGCTTTCCGAAAATGGCCGCTACCTGATCGTGCGCCAGCGGTTCGACCCTGTAGCGGAAGACCGCGATGCAGCCGAACTTTGGCGGATCGACTTGCGCAGCGGCGAATCGCGCCAGCTGACCGACAACCGTATCCGGGAAAACGGCGCCCGTCTCGCGCCCGATGGCGAGACGTTCGCTTACATCGCCTCCGTCAATGCGGGGGCGAGCCCTATTACGAAGACAATCTGTTTGTGCAGGCGGTTGGCGAGAAGGCGCCTCGCCTGCTGTTTCCGCATGAGCCGCTCGAAGTGCAGGACTTCGAGTGGGACCGGTCAGGGAGTCGATGTGGGTGGTGGGCAACAGTGGCCTGCGGTCACAGCTCTATCGCGTGCGCGTCCGGGATGGCGCACTGACTCAAGTAACCTTCGGCGATCACTCGCTGAGCGATTGGACCTATGACTCGGAGAGTGGGCGGCATTTCGGGCGCTTCGCCAACGAGCACAGCCCGGGTGAAATCCATGAGATCGACCCGCGGACAGGCGTCTTGCGGCAAAGGTCTGCAATCTACTCGACTGCGCTCAGTGGGGTTACGCTACCGAAACAGCGGGCGTTCACGTGGTCGGCCGCCGACGGACAAGAGCTCGAGGGACTGTTGGTGTATCCGGTCGGATACCAAACGGGTCAACGCTACCCCTTGGTGACGATCACCCATGGCGGCCCGCGCTCTTCGGCGCAGTTCGGAAGCTGGAATGCATCGCGTTATGTGCCGGTGCTCGCCGGGCAAGGTTACGCCGTTTTCCTGCCCAACCATCGGGGCGGCACTGGCTATGGCGATGCATTCATGCGTGCAATGGTCGGGAATTACTTCCGCAATGCGCATACCGACGTGCTGAGCGGAGTGGACGCATTGGTCGCGAACGAGATCGCGGACGCGGACCGCCTGATCAAGATGGGGTGGAGCGCGGGCGGTCACATGACCAACCGCTTGATCACCATGACCCATCGTTTCGTGGCGGCCTCGTCCGGTGCCGGCGTTGCCGACTGGGTTTCGCTGTTCGGCGAGAGCGACCGCAGGTCGGGCAGGATACCCTGGTTCGGCGGGACGCCCTGGCAGGAAAACGCCCCGCTGCCATCCTACCGTTCGCAATCGCCGGTGTTCGACGCCTGGAAAGTCCGCACGCCGACATTGTTCTGGAGCGGCGGAGATGACGAGCGCGTACCCCCTACCCAGGCGATCCTGATGTTTCGTGCAGTGCGTGACACGGGAACACCGACCGCGCTCTATCTGGGTAAGGGCGAACCGCACAATTTCCGGCAACCGTCGCATAAGCTGTTCAAGATCAATCGCGAACTTGCGTGGTATGCGGAGCACCTTGGACGGGACGCCTACGAAGCGGACCTTCCGGCAATCGATCCCCGCACCGAAGACAGCGGCAGCGATGGGACCGCGCCATGATAACCGACGACAGCGTGACCCTCGGTCTCGGGCCGAAGGCGCTCATCATGGTGTTCTTCACCACCGCGGTCGGTGTCCTGCTGGTGGTGCTTGGGTATGCCTTGGGTACCTACGCGGAGATCCTGACAGCCGAGTTGATGGGCATGATCGGCGGATAGGCTGACGAATCATTATGCAGAAACGCAAACAGATCTTGGCGATGAGCAACTCGTCCGCGTTCTTTGTGGAACCGCCGGACCCACCCTGTCTTGCCCGCTATCTCGTCGGGCTTACAGGCAAGGAACGCCCGGTCATCGTCCATGTCGGCGCGGCGAACGGCGACTCATCGGAGAAGGTCAGCAAGTTTTGCGACCTCGGCAGGCGCGCCGGTTTCGACCCACGCCATCTCAATCTCTTCGCGCTCGAGGACGACAATCCGGACACGTTCTTCAAAGGCGCAGATGCAGTATATGTCGATGGCGGTTCGACGCGGAATCTCCGCACTTTGCTTCGCGAATGGTCTGCCGACGACGCATTGAGGCGCGCCTATGAGAGGGGGGTAGTGCTGTCGGGGGCGAGTGCGGGCGCGAACATCATGTTCGAATGGGGAATGACGGATTCGGTCAAAACACGGATCGAAGCGATACGCGGGATAGGCCTGCTCAAGGGAACGATCTCGGTCCATTCCGACGCGCGCAGCGATCGCGGCGAGGCGCTGGAAAGGCACCTTGGTGGCGCGGATGCGACCTATCCGGCCTATGCCCTTGAAGACGGCACGGCGCTGCATTTCGAGGATGACGCTTTTGCGCGGGCGCTAGCCATAAAAACTGGCGCCTGCGTGGCGATCGACGAATATGGTAACGGCGCCACGCCCGCGCAGGCCGAAGACCTGGCGCTTATACGCGGGGCAGACATATTATGACAAATTTGTCGCAGCTAACGCATTTTCACGCGCGCAGCCTTGCATTGTTAAGAAATTATCTTTCAGTTTGAACGTCTTGCGTTTTCTGCATCACCTTCCGCTTTTTCGGAATTAGATGAGGTTCAGGGTTTTGGTCAGTCTTGTTCGGACGGAACCAGCGACGGGTTCCGTTCGGGGCTGGCCAATGAATGTCGGACAGGGAGTATAGTAAGATGAAACGATCGCATACGGTAGCTGTAAGCACATCGGCGCTTGCGCTCGCATTGTGCATGGGTGGGCAGGCTTCGGCGCAGGATGCGGCCACGCAAGAGGCGCCCCCCACAGGCCAAGATGTCGAGCTGGCCGCCGATGGTGCGCAGAACGCCATCGTCGTGACAGGTACACGTATCGAGCGTACGATCGAAGAGAGCGCGGTGCCTATCCAGGTGCTTGGCGCCCAGGACCTTGAGGAATCCGGCACCACCGACCTGGCTGAGGCGGTACTCCAACTGCCCGGCGTGTCTGAAGCGGTATCGCCGCAAGGGTCGAACAACCAAATCCAGACCAGCGGCCTGTCCACAATCAATCTGCGCCGTTTGGGCGATGACCGCACTCTGGTGCTGGTCAACGGAAAACGCGCGGTTTCCAATTCAGGAAACTCCGACCGCGTGAGCCTGTCGACGCTACCGTCCGGTTTCGTCGAGCGGGTGGAGGTGCTGACCGGCGGCATGTCGGCTGTTTATGGATCGGATGCCATCGCCGGGGTAGCCAACTTCATTCTCGAGGACGATTTCACCGGCGTGAGATTGGACAATCGCTTTTCCTGGGCCGATGCGAATGGCGGGGAGGAATATCGACTCAACCTGCTCGCCGGCACCGATTTCGCCGATGGTCGGGGCTATGTTCTGCTGGGCATGGAATATCGCGACGAAGAGGAAGTATTCGCCGATGCGAGCCGTCCGCTGAGCATCGCCGCACTCGAATTCGACGATCCGATCCCGTCGACTGGGAGCGATGGCTGGACCAATGAAATCAACTATCCGGGGTGCTTCGGCGAAGACACCGATCGCCACTGTATCCTGCCCAGCGGCAGCATCTCAACCCCTGGCGGCGTGTTCGAAGGTGACGCTTGGTTCGTTAACGGGCGCTGGTTCAATGACAAGTCGTTGAACCCTGGCGATCGCCCTGCTGGTTCCGATTTTTATTCCGATTTCGATGGATACAATCTCCGGCCCGGTCGCTCCAATCTGCCCCAGCGGAATATTTTCAACGCCGCGTTGACGACAAGTTTCGAATTTTCCGAGGCAGCAAAGTTCTCGTTCATCGGGTCTTATTCGGACGTCGATACAACCTATTACACTGGCTACGAGACTCTCAACGACAACGATACGCTCGGCGACGGCACCGATATCGGTAACATCTCGAGTAGCCACCCCTTCATCCCGCCAGAGGTTGAAGAGACGCGTAGCGGATCGGTGAGCTTCGACCGTCGTTTGGTGGAACTCGGAGAACAGGCCCGCATAAACGACCGCAGTACCTGGCGGTTCATCGCCGATGTCTCTGGGGCGCTCACCGACCAAATCGATTACGAGGTGTTCGGTACATATGGCCGCTTCAAACAGAAGCAGCGCAATCCTAATGAATATAACTTCCGCAATGCGCGTTTCGCACTCGATATAGAGTCGGACGGCAATGGCGGTTTTCAGTGCGTGAGCGAGGTTGCTCGTTCCGAAGGCTGCGTCCCGCTGAATATCTTCGGTGAGGGAACCATTTCGGCGGCGGCGGCCGATTACATACGGTACAACGGCTATGCGGAGCAGATGCGCGAGCAATACACGGCTGGCGCATTCGTCAACGGGACACTGTTCGAAATGCCTGCGGGCGGCGTGAAGTTTGCCGCCGGTGTGGAGTGGCGGCGCGAAAGCCAGGAAACGTTTGGCGATCCCGATGGCGACGATTTCGCCGGGGTCAACGGCATTCGCGATCGCGACGACGGGGCGGTGCGTGGTGGGACTTATGTCCCAGACATCGATTTCGACGTAACCTCGCTTGCCACCTTTCCGAGCGTCAAAGCGAGCTACGAGGTCAAGGAAGCCTATGCCGAACTCGACGTTCCGGTGTTCGATGGCTTCAACATCCAGGCTGCGGCGCGCGCTGGCGATTACAACACGATCGGCACGATTTTCAGCTATAATCTCGGTGCCGTTTGGCAAGCGAGCGACGATATCCTGTTCAGGGCACAGTTCTCGCGTTCGCAGCGTGCGCCGAATTTGACCGAGTACTTTTCGCCCCCGCGTCCCGATGCTGACGATCTCGACGATCCGTGCGATGGCCTGCGGCCCGACGGCACCGGAATCTCCAGCATCGAAGGCAGCGGCGCCGAGAATGCCGATATTGCTGTCGTTACTCGAAATTGCCTCACCGTTCCGGGAATTCAGAACTTCTTCAACGAACTCGCGACCGATGACGACCCGAACAACGACAACGATCCTTTCGATCCAGGCAGTTCGACGCAGGGGCCGAATGCAGGCAATCCCAACCTGTTCGAGGAAACAGCCACGACCATTACCGCTGGCTTTGCGTTTACACCGCGTTTCATCCCGGGCCTGACCCTTGCTGCGGATTATTACCGCATCAAGATCAAGGATGCGATCGCGTCGGTCGACACGCAGGACATTGTGTCGCAATGTTTTGCATCGCCCGAATACGATCCTTCCAACCCTGCTGGAAGCAACCGTTTCTGTGGCTTGATCACACGTGACACGATGGGTGAAGTCATCGAGGTGCTGAATTTTCAGGAGAACCTCGAAACGGAAGTGGTCGAAGGGATCGACGCACAACTGCTCTATCGGTTCGAGCCCGAGTTCATTCCTGGGCGTTTCGACATCGATTTCCGCTATGCTCACTTCTTTAAGCAGGAAACCGAATTCGTCGGAATCGGCGATGTCGTGCTGACGAATAGCGAGCTAGGCGAGATCGGTAATGGCGAAGACGAGTTCCGTCTGCGGGTGGGCTATCGCACCGGTCGCTTCCGGGCGAGCTACACGGTCACCTATCGCGGTGGCGGAGTGGACGATATCCTGAACCATCCCAATTCCACCGATGACCAGTACTTCAAGGTCGGAGATCAGGACTTTCATCGGATCTACCTGGCCTATAATTTCGGACCGGACGAACAGTTCCGCCTCTATGGAGGTGTCAACAATCTGTTCGACAATAAGGGGCCTCTGGTGCCATCCGGTCTGGACTACGGATCGAGCTACAACCTCGACACATCGCTCAACGATGTTCTGGGCCGCGAATTTTACGTGGGTGCGCGCGTCCGGTTCTGAGGCTTCTTGGCGATTCTTTCCTTTGCGCTCCGTCGGTGTCGAACCGGCGGGGCGCTTTCTTCTTCAACGTTCGCGCAGCTAGGAAAACGTCGGTGCCGACGTCGATGCGGATCGGAACCGGAATTCGCCATTTTGGGTTGGAATTGAGGGGTATGCGGCACCCTGCGGCAGGACGGTAGCATTTCGGGTATCCCGTTCGTCTCCGACCACGTTCGCATTTCCAGCGTGGCGAGACCGAGCTTAGCTTCGCTCGAACCAATAGAGAGTGCGGGTGGGCAGGACATCGACTGTCTTGACGATCCGAGCGCGCGCGGAAAGTACTTTGGCGAACATGTCGTTCCGGTATTCTGGAAATATATCCGGCCGTTGAGAGAGCAGCACCTGCACCATCGGGTCGTCCTTATGGGGAAACTCGATCACTCCGGTCGGGGCGAGCGAGAGCAGCCAGTCGACGGCCATATCCAGGGGGACGTTTCGTCCGATCGCGATATGGTGGATGAACGCCAGCGCGAGGAGGGCGTCGGGTTTGGCCCTTTGCGCGAGGCCCTTGCGCTCTGCCTGGCCCCAGCCCTGGTTCGGACTGGGATTCGCCGCGTCCAGCCACACCGGGAGTAGATCGAGGCCCTCGGATTGGGCACGGCGATAGGCGACTTCCAGCGCACCGTGATCGAAATCCAGGCCGATCACTTTCTTCGCACCCGCATTTAGCGCGGCTTTCGAATAGTCTCCGCTGTTGCATCCCAGATCGTACAACAGGTCGGGTTCGACCTTGGCGACCATTTCCTGGACGAATTCATGCTTGGCCTGCGTTTCGGGCGCGGCATAGCTGGTATTCTGGGCGTAATCGTTCCAAACCGTTTTGTGAGACGGCACATCAAGTTTCGCGATCGTCGACCGCAAGCCGCGCAGCATCGCTTCGAAACTTTGCTTTGGCAGCCGCGATTTGCCGAACTTCGCCGAACTGGCGGCCGAATTCGAATATCTGCGCTGCATCGCCGCCTGGGCAATTACGTGGGTTAGAATTGTCCAGTTGAACCGCTTGCTCCACGGGAGCAGCTTGGCCAGATCCTCGGGGGCTATCCCCTCAAGCGAACCGCGAAACCAGTGATTGGGCTGCACGTCGAGCACGGACCACAT
This window encodes:
- the lon gene encoding endopeptidase La, translated to MTQTFPLLPLRDIVVFPGMVVPLFVGRDKSVAALEAAMEGSKDIFLLAQLDPGCDDPERDDLFDVGVVAQVLQLLKLPDGTVRVLVQGTARGVLSELTPKGGYVEAAVSISETMTASGSEVVAMMRQVVEQFGEYAKLNKKLGEEAAEQLSDIDDAGELADTIAAAISAKVSDKQALLVEKDPLKRLEMVMSYMEGELSVLQVERRIRGRVKRQMEKTQREYYLNEQLKAIQNELGGDDDGSNEIAELTEKIAKTKLSKEAREKAEAELKKLRSMQPMSAEATVIRNYLDVLLGLPWGKKSKVKKDIGKAQEVLDADHYGLEKVKDRIIEYLAVQARTRKLKGPILCLVGPPGVGKTSLGKSIAKATGREFVRQSLGGVRDEAEIRGHRRTYIGSLPGKIVTNLKKAGKSNPLFLLDEIDKLGQDFRGDPASALLEVLDPEQNNRFQDHYLELDLDLSDIMFVTTANSLNLPQPLLDRMEIIRLEGYTEDEKVEIAKRHLLPKQIEEHGLKKGEFELTEDGLRDLIRYYTREAGVRTLERELARLARKSLRKILENEVESVTITPENLSDFAGVRKFKHGMSEEEPQVGAVTGLAWTEVGGELLTIESVTTPGKGEIKTTGKLGEVMNESVAAAFSFVKARAPHYGIKPSLFHRRNIHIHLPEGAVPKDGPSAGVGMVTSIVSTLSGIPVRADVAMTGEVTLRGRVLAIGGLKEKLLAALRGGIKKVLIPEENVKDLAEIPGNVKDGLEIVPVAHVDEVLAQALCRVPEPIEWTEADDLASQPDHAHQVPSPTAH
- a CDS encoding HU family DNA-binding protein — its product is MNKNDLISAVADSSGLSKSDASSAVEGVFDAITKSLSSGDEVRLVGFGTFSVAKRKASTGRNPRTGEPMTIKASNQPKFKAGKGLKDAVN
- the rlmB gene encoding 23S rRNA (guanosine(2251)-2'-O)-methyltransferase RlmB codes for the protein MAKGERKRALRGRAGRMKGGRGSGRASTGQVRLWGRHAVEAALKNPDRVHRKLWATREAIEALDGELPDDFPLEYADVTDLARLVAKDAPHQGLVLECAPLEDMHLDEILDGDPSRPIVVLDQVTDPHNVGAIMRSAAAFGAAALVTQDRHAPPEGGVIGKAASGALEILPWVRVVNLARALEQMAEAGYWRIGLTGTAEATLAEALPAGPVALVLGAEGEGMRHNIESHCDALAKLPIGDRIESLNVSNAGAIALYAVATRE
- a CDS encoding LysR family transcriptional regulator, yielding MELKWLEDLAAVARIGHFARAAEARYVTQSALSRRIKALEAWAGAELVDRTEHPIRLTAAGTEFMSSASAIIKQASEAQAAAANYARIGERGITIACLHTLALNFLPRLVAELHRKVSPFEAAIVPETRTIEEYLYALRNGTCDFFICYNHAAIPFNVDVDDYPRLVISRDRVLPYGNAAKFADILEPDNERPIPLLEYGPTSIMARVLRNVLSGAEFERRLRTVYRATLAESLATAAREGLGIAWLPESIAEHIRGDTALDPISHDYSAELEIMIFGSRHNKRPVVRRIWESLEAE
- a CDS encoding TolB family protein — its product is MPIQTYAQDATQGDNSLDPVEFLELPRVASVSASHDGRYLSYVLSAPDWAEDETVETLRILRCGDDGCAGTALNNLPESPETEAIWRPRSHQFVVVAEVEEEGGDQIHFFDPETGEASQVTNHPGGVRQVSWLPDGSALIYESDAEAEDDAANEWSIEPFGSADADALYRVDMTSGETSVVFASAGLIEGYSLSENGRYLIVRQRFDPVAEDRDAAELWRIDLRSGESRQLTDNRIRENGARLAPDGETFAYIASVNAGASPITKTICLCRRLARRRLACCFRMSRSKCRTSSGTGQGVDVGGGQQWPAVTALSRARPGWRTDSSNLRRSLAERLDL
- a CDS encoding alpha/beta hydrolase family protein, which gives rise to MVGNSGLRSQLYRVRVRDGALTQVTFGDHSLSDWTYDSESGRHFGRFANEHSPGEIHEIDPRTGVLRQRSAIYSTALSGVTLPKQRAFTWSAADGQELEGLLVYPVGYQTGQRYPLVTITHGGPRSSAQFGSWNASRYVPVLAGQGYAVFLPNHRGGTGYGDAFMRAMVGNYFRNAHTDVLSGVDALVANEIADADRLIKMGWSAGGHMTNRLITMTHRFVAASSGAGVADWVSLFGESDRRSGRIPWFGGTPWQENAPLPSYRSQSPVFDAWKVRTPTLFWSGGDDERVPPTQAILMFRAVRDTGTPTALYLGKGEPHNFRQPSHKLFKINRELAWYAEHLGRDAYEADLPAIDPRTEDSGSDGTAP
- a CDS encoding Type 1 glutamine amidotransferase-like domain-containing protein — translated: MQKRKQILAMSNSSAFFVEPPDPPCLARYLVGLTGKERPVIVHVGAANGDSSEKVSKFCDLGRRAGFDPRHLNLFALEDDNPDTFFKGADAVYVDGGSTRNLRTLLREWSADDALRRAYERGVVLSGASAGANIMFEWGMTDSVKTRIEAIRGIGLLKGTISVHSDARSDRGEALERHLGGADATYPAYALEDGTALHFEDDAFARALAIKTGACVAIDEYGNGATPAQAEDLALIRGADIL